In Virgibacillus proomii, a single window of DNA contains:
- the dnaX gene encoding DNA polymerase III subunit gamma/tau, producing MSYQALYRVWRPTVFADVVGQEHITRTLQNAIVQEKFSHAYLFSGPRGTGKTSAAKIFAKTINCERSPVKEPCNQCAACKGIQNGSVADVIEIDAASNTSVEDIREIRDNVKYASSEVPYKVYIIDEVHMISVNAFNALLKTLEEPPGHVVFILATTEPHKIPLTILSRCQRFDFKPISNSSMVKRMQTIVEAEGITVSKEALDTIALTAEGGMRDALSILDQAISYSNESVELEDVLAVTGGVSQHALTNIIRCMYEKDVHQALIQLNDLIQKGKDPARFVYDMIYFLRDLLLYKSAPDLEGLLERARVDEQFQTLAKTISSNWMQEAMSQLNQCQQEIKWTNSPKVYIEIAILSIASSTNEQAGEDPLANSDTIASLTSQLGQLEKELKLLKENPVVSAQPAPQHQTRRAPNRSAKNSYKIPFERIRHVLEQAEKSALKHVHTHWATFLANLKKASAPAHATIQDSKPAAASNEALVVAFKYEIHCSLFLDNREMIESVLATILGKPLTIIPIPEKDWQNLRNEYVTKQEKSSPSNHEEDNDPLVEEAKKLFGDNILEIHD from the coding sequence ATGAGCTATCAGGCTTTATATCGCGTTTGGCGTCCAACGGTTTTTGCCGATGTGGTTGGACAGGAACATATTACCCGAACATTACAAAATGCGATCGTTCAGGAAAAGTTTTCGCATGCTTATTTATTCTCTGGTCCGAGAGGGACGGGAAAAACAAGTGCTGCGAAGATTTTTGCTAAAACGATCAACTGCGAACGTTCCCCTGTTAAAGAACCTTGTAATCAATGTGCCGCATGTAAAGGAATTCAAAATGGTTCGGTTGCAGACGTGATTGAAATTGATGCCGCTTCAAATACAAGTGTAGAGGATATACGCGAAATAAGGGATAATGTCAAATATGCTTCTAGTGAGGTTCCTTATAAAGTATACATCATTGATGAGGTACACATGATATCGGTAAATGCGTTTAATGCACTGCTGAAAACGCTGGAGGAGCCGCCGGGTCATGTTGTATTTATCTTAGCAACAACAGAGCCGCACAAGATTCCATTAACCATTTTATCAAGGTGTCAGCGATTTGATTTTAAGCCTATCTCTAACTCGTCGATGGTCAAGCGGATGCAAACGATCGTAGAGGCTGAAGGCATAACGGTTTCAAAAGAAGCTTTAGATACAATTGCATTGACTGCTGAGGGTGGCATGCGTGATGCTTTAAGTATTCTCGATCAGGCTATATCCTATAGTAATGAATCGGTAGAATTGGAGGATGTTTTAGCTGTTACTGGCGGCGTATCACAACATGCATTAACCAATATTATTCGCTGCATGTATGAGAAAGATGTACATCAGGCATTGATACAGCTTAATGACTTGATTCAAAAGGGAAAAGATCCAGCTCGGTTCGTGTATGATATGATTTATTTTCTGCGTGATTTGTTACTTTACAAGAGTGCTCCAGATTTGGAAGGCTTGTTGGAAAGAGCCCGGGTAGATGAACAGTTTCAAACGTTGGCGAAAACTATTTCAAGTAACTGGATGCAAGAAGCAATGTCACAGTTAAATCAGTGTCAGCAGGAAATAAAGTGGACCAATAGCCCAAAAGTATATATTGAAATAGCTATTTTATCCATTGCTAGCAGTACAAACGAACAGGCTGGCGAAGATCCGTTGGCAAATTCTGATACTATCGCCAGTCTCACATCACAACTTGGACAGCTGGAAAAGGAATTAAAACTGCTTAAGGAGAACCCTGTTGTTAGTGCACAGCCTGCTCCACAGCATCAAACTAGAAGAGCGCCTAATAGATCTGCAAAAAACAGTTATAAAATTCCTTTTGAACGGATTCGACATGTTCTTGAGCAAGCGGAAAAATCAGCATTAAAGCATGTTCATACCCATTGGGCAACATTTTTGGCAAATCTAAAAAAAGCTAGTGCACCAGCACATGCAACCATTCAGGATAGTAAGCCTGCAGCTGCATCGAATGAAGCACTTGTAGTTGCATTTAAATATGAAATTCATTGTTCGCTGTTTTTAGATAATCGAGAAATGATAGAGTCTGTATTAGCGACGATACTGGGAAAGCCATTGACGATCATTCCAATTCCCGAAAAGGATTGGCAAAATTTGCGAAATGAATATGTAACAAAACAAGAAAAGTCATCACCATCTAATCATGAAGAAGACAACGATCCACTTGTGGAGGAAGCAAAAAAACTGTTTGGTGATAATATATTGGAAATACATGATTAA
- a CDS encoding beta-class carbonic anhydrase translates to MSLLEDILTHNQDFVEKKKYENYQSSKFPNKHVLILSCMDTRLVELLPKAMNIANGDAKILKTAGALVSHPFGSIMRSILVGVYELEVDEICVVGHHDCGMASVKAAQTLEKIKQRGIRQETLDTLQYSGVDFNRFFKSFDRVEDSVKHSVSTIRNHPLMPDTVPVHGLVMDPNTGKLDLIVDGYQK, encoded by the coding sequence ATGAGTCTTTTAGAAGATATTCTAACGCATAATCAAGATTTTGTAGAAAAGAAAAAATATGAAAACTACCAAAGCAGTAAGTTTCCCAACAAACACGTACTTATCCTATCTTGTATGGATACGCGACTTGTCGAGCTTTTGCCCAAGGCAATGAATATAGCCAATGGCGATGCCAAAATTCTTAAAACAGCTGGTGCACTTGTCTCTCACCCATTTGGTAGTATTATGCGCAGTATTTTAGTAGGGGTTTATGAGCTAGAAGTAGATGAAATCTGTGTCGTTGGACACCATGATTGTGGAATGGCAAGTGTTAAAGCAGCACAAACATTAGAAAAAATAAAGCAACGGGGGATTCGTCAGGAAACGTTAGACACCCTGCAATATTCCGGAGTCGATTTTAACCGATTTTTTAAAAGCTTTGATCGGGTAGAAGATAGTGTGAAGCATAGTGTCTCCACGATCCGTAATCACCCGCTGATGCCAGATACAGTACCGGTTCACGGTCTTGTGATGGATCCCAATACAGGGAAGCTAGATCTTATTGTAGACGGGTATCAAAAATAA